In Aristaeella hokkaidonensis, the following are encoded in one genomic region:
- a CDS encoding peptidase U32 family protein encodes MDSLRAALHFGADAVYGGMKKYGLRAFAGNFDPDALKEAVTLTHQAGKKFYVTMNSYPFDDELEGFAQAAAQAAEIGVDAAIVADPGAIVTLRKKVPQLPVHVSTQANTVNAPAAELYRELGCERVILAREMSLERIRALRKILGDSIQIETFVHGASCMAYSGRCMLSAYLTGRSGNRGECAQPCRWQYAVVEEKRPGEYLPVAEDEKGTYLFSARDLCLMPLLPDLCEAGVSSLKIEGRMKTEYYVAVVTGAYRRALDLLKQGRETFMEKLPELTEELQCASHRKSDTGFLEGNPEIPGEAEGFWQAREYVGRITEDAGEDGTAKILLKNRFFAGDELELMTPSGVRKITAKSFIREKTGETLDTLGVAGEIIRMELPGSRCGDMLRGPVRNHRKE; translated from the coding sequence ATGGACTCACTGCGTGCGGCTCTGCACTTCGGTGCGGACGCCGTATACGGCGGGATGAAAAAATACGGCTTGCGGGCTTTTGCGGGGAACTTTGATCCTGACGCCCTGAAGGAAGCGGTGACGCTGACTCACCAGGCAGGGAAAAAGTTCTACGTGACCATGAACAGCTATCCCTTTGACGATGAGCTGGAGGGATTCGCACAGGCGGCTGCCCAGGCCGCGGAGATCGGCGTGGACGCCGCTATTGTGGCGGATCCCGGCGCGATTGTGACCCTGCGCAAAAAGGTGCCTCAGCTGCCGGTGCACGTCAGCACCCAGGCAAATACCGTGAACGCTCCGGCGGCGGAACTGTACCGGGAACTGGGCTGTGAACGGGTGATCCTGGCCCGGGAAATGAGCCTGGAGAGAATCCGTGCCCTGCGTAAGATCCTTGGGGACAGCATCCAGATCGAGACCTTTGTGCACGGCGCCAGCTGCATGGCCTACTCCGGCCGGTGTATGCTGTCCGCCTACCTGACAGGCCGGAGCGGCAACCGGGGAGAATGCGCTCAGCCCTGCCGCTGGCAGTACGCGGTGGTGGAGGAAAAACGCCCCGGGGAATATCTGCCGGTGGCGGAGGATGAAAAGGGAACTTACCTCTTTTCTGCCCGGGATCTGTGCCTGATGCCGCTGCTCCCCGATCTTTGCGAAGCAGGCGTATCCAGCCTGAAGATCGAGGGCCGGATGAAAACGGAATATTACGTAGCCGTGGTGACCGGTGCGTACCGGCGGGCCCTGGACCTGCTGAAGCAGGGACGGGAAACCTTCATGGAAAAGCTTCCGGAACTGACAGAGGAGCTGCAGTGTGCCAGCCACCGGAAGAGCGATACGGGCTTCCTGGAAGGGAATCCGGAGATCCCCGGAGAGGCGGAAGGCTTCTGGCAGGCCCGGGAATACGTGGGCCGCATTACAGAAGACGCGGGGGAAGACGGCACAGCAAAAATCCTGCTGAAGAACCGGTTCTTTGCCGGAGATGAGCTTGAGCTGATGACACCTTCCGGAGTCCGGAAGATTACGGCAAAATCTTTTATCCGCGAAAAAACCGGAGAGACCCTGGACACGCTGGGCGTGGCCGGGGAAATTATCCGGATGGAACTGCCGGGGAGCCGCTGCGGGGATATGCTGCGGGGACCGGTCCGCAACCACCGGAAAGAATAA
- the glyA gene encoding serine hydroxymethyltransferase, with amino-acid sequence MELELIRQADPEVAEAIGLELNRQRTHVELIASENFVSPAVMAAMGTCLTNKYAEGYPGKRYYGGCECVDIIEDLARTRACKLFGAEHANVQPHSGAQANMAVYFAMLKPGDTVMGMGLSNGGHLTHGSPVNMSGSYFNFVPYGVSSETEMIDYEDVRRIALECKPKMIVAGASAYPRVIDFPKLRAIADEVGALLMVDMAHIAGLVAAGEHPSPVPFADFVTTTTHKTLRGPRGGMILCREEYAKAIDKAIFPGTQGGPLEHVIAGKAVCFGEALKEDFRTYQHQIILNAKAMEKTFREEGVRMVSGGTDNHLLLLDFTGTEMTGKQMENLLEEANITVNKNTVPNETRSPFVTSGIRVGTPAATSRGLKEAEFAKVASWIAKVLREGEAAVPEIKKQVEAMMANYPLYA; translated from the coding sequence ATGGAACTGGAACTGATCCGTCAGGCTGATCCTGAAGTAGCCGAGGCCATCGGGCTGGAGCTGAACCGTCAGCGGACCCATGTGGAACTGATTGCCAGTGAGAACTTTGTTTCTCCGGCGGTGATGGCTGCCATGGGTACCTGCCTCACAAACAAATACGCGGAAGGCTATCCGGGAAAACGCTATTACGGCGGATGCGAGTGCGTGGATATTATCGAAGACCTGGCCCGCACGAGGGCCTGCAAGCTCTTCGGCGCTGAACACGCCAACGTCCAGCCCCACAGCGGCGCCCAGGCAAATATGGCTGTCTACTTCGCCATGCTGAAGCCCGGCGATACGGTCATGGGTATGGGCCTGTCCAACGGCGGCCACCTGACCCACGGCAGCCCCGTGAATATGTCCGGTTCCTATTTCAATTTCGTTCCCTACGGCGTTTCTTCCGAAACCGAAATGATCGATTATGAAGATGTCCGCCGCATTGCCCTGGAATGCAAGCCGAAGATGATCGTCGCCGGTGCCTCCGCTTATCCCCGTGTGATTGATTTCCCGAAACTGCGGGCAATCGCGGATGAAGTCGGCGCCCTGCTGATGGTGGATATGGCTCACATCGCCGGCCTGGTGGCTGCCGGTGAGCATCCCAGCCCCGTCCCCTTTGCTGATTTTGTGACAACCACCACCCACAAGACCCTGCGCGGTCCCCGCGGCGGTATGATCCTGTGCCGGGAAGAGTATGCCAAGGCTATTGACAAGGCCATCTTCCCCGGAACCCAGGGCGGCCCGCTGGAGCATGTGATCGCCGGTAAGGCTGTCTGCTTCGGCGAAGCGCTGAAGGAAGACTTCCGGACCTATCAGCATCAGATCATCCTGAACGCGAAGGCCATGGAAAAGACCTTCCGTGAAGAAGGCGTCCGCATGGTGTCCGGCGGAACGGACAACCACCTGCTGCTGCTGGACTTCACCGGTACGGAAATGACCGGCAAGCAGATGGAAAACCTGCTGGAAGAAGCCAACATCACGGTGAACAAGAACACCGTGCCCAATGAGACCCGCAGCCCCTTCGTGACCAGCGGTATCCGCGTGGGTACTCCCGCCGCCACCTCCAGGGGTCTGAAGGAAGCGGAATTTGCCAAGGTTGCCAGCTGGATCGCTAAGGTCCTGCGCGAGGGCGAAGCCGCCGTTCCGGAAATCAAGAAGCAGGTCGAAGCCATGATGGCCAACTACCCGCTGTACGCGTAA
- the mltG gene encoding endolytic transglycosylase MltG, which produces MSKRDTYRSVRDEREYGLYWYSGLWHILRPILVGLTVLILVVGIGMTVWNKLYGSFLAPVDPDDPTEYSFEISSGDSLNKVATNLEKAGLIRSKSLFKYYCDFAGMGQKIQVGSYTMTKGMQMTEIADLLTTGDGNPLVRNITLIPGETIEDFAARLVKNGVLENADKLLAICKDGKAFQDYYYVKDVLVTGQPEKRKYVLEGYLAPNTYEVYVSATEEEIVKKLLSQTETVFTEENQARAEELGLNMDQVLTLASLIEKEAKASDFTKVSAVFHNRLKENMKLESDVTVHYITGVRKMSLSDSDLNTDSPYNTYRVTGLPLGPICNPSADAIRAALYPDESMVNEKYLFFCAKEPESGELYFSKTLDQHRRAVEIYAPYWKKYDEERGIQ; this is translated from the coding sequence TTGAGTAAAAGGGACACATACCGCAGCGTGCGGGATGAACGGGAATACGGACTCTACTGGTACAGCGGGCTGTGGCACATTCTCCGCCCGATCCTGGTGGGGCTGACGGTTCTCATTCTGGTAGTGGGCATCGGAATGACCGTATGGAATAAGCTGTACGGCAGTTTTCTTGCGCCTGTGGATCCGGACGATCCCACGGAATACAGCTTTGAGATCAGCAGCGGCGACAGCCTGAACAAGGTAGCCACCAACCTGGAAAAAGCCGGACTGATCCGGAGCAAGAGCCTGTTCAAATACTACTGTGACTTTGCCGGTATGGGCCAGAAGATCCAGGTGGGCAGCTATACCATGACCAAGGGGATGCAGATGACGGAGATTGCCGATCTGCTGACCACCGGCGACGGCAACCCGCTGGTTCGCAACATTACATTGATCCCCGGCGAGACGATCGAGGACTTCGCGGCACGGCTGGTGAAGAACGGCGTGCTGGAGAACGCGGACAAGCTGCTGGCCATCTGTAAGGACGGCAAAGCGTTCCAGGATTATTACTACGTCAAGGACGTGCTGGTTACCGGCCAGCCGGAAAAGCGTAAATACGTGCTGGAGGGCTATCTGGCTCCCAACACTTACGAAGTATACGTTTCCGCCACGGAAGAGGAGATCGTCAAAAAGCTGCTGAGCCAGACCGAGACAGTCTTCACGGAAGAAAACCAAGCGCGGGCGGAAGAACTGGGCCTGAACATGGACCAGGTGCTGACCCTGGCCAGCCTGATCGAAAAAGAAGCAAAGGCCAGCGACTTTACCAAGGTCAGCGCGGTGTTCCACAACCGCCTGAAGGAAAACATGAAGCTGGAAAGCGACGTTACGGTTCATTACATTACCGGCGTCCGGAAGATGTCCCTGTCTGACAGCGACCTGAACACAGACAGCCCCTACAACACCTACCGGGTGACGGGACTGCCGCTGGGACCGATCTGCAACCCTTCTGCCGACGCAATCCGCGCGGCACTCTATCCGGATGAGAGTATGGTGAACGAAAAATACCTGTTCTTCTGCGCCAAGGAGCCGGAGAGCGGGGAGCTGTATTTCTCCAAGACGCTGGACCAGCACCGCCGCGCGGTGGAAATCTACGCGCCTTACTGGAAGAAGTATGACGAGGAGAGGGGGATCCAGTAA
- a CDS encoding VanW family protein, whose translation MAKLKRYDLYEGDDDIISDPLPGKKPLGRDEGLKARDEYDRRVEEEARKRRYFASNEEDDGLGAPSTLFDDFDRFEAHTPVRNSRPKYKRKEKHRGAWAAVIFFCLLLLAGMAIAVVPQLTGVRYKFLPNLAFVNGNLIIQDGGREDFFDECRKEVYSGKIYPGIYIDDEHVGGLTKEEAIRKISSLHNDAAGAFDITVSVGNESWHVNSERVPVSRNTEEVVEKAWATGRGNTSGLKDGAVTPFQEHVNQVSGLRTYPATFATKQDYDHEALRNLTDGIVNYVNREPVNSMVYSFDFNSKTFTFTDDQPGAKIDPDQLYAQLTEVLDSGTTKQELRVVPEKVIADLTKAELMNSFGLISAYTTNTTKDKNRNANIELSAQAISGITVQPGETFSFNGATGERTAAKGYKEAPAISGGQSKDEVGGGVCQTSSTLFNAVVRADLEIVERNAHAWPSSYIEKGFDATVNWPGLDFKFKNNTDQPIFIVAGYSNRQVTVNIYGMSLGPGVKIDLESELVRTIPQPEGINYVLNTSLAPGETKKTVTGRKGYEVNTWKVWYQGNREIKREVLFKTTYKAYQETMEYNPQ comes from the coding sequence ATGGCGAAACTGAAACGGTATGACCTGTATGAGGGCGACGATGATATCATCTCTGACCCTCTTCCGGGGAAAAAACCGCTGGGCCGGGATGAGGGACTGAAGGCCCGGGACGAGTACGACCGCCGGGTGGAAGAGGAAGCCCGCAAGCGGCGTTATTTTGCGTCCAATGAAGAGGACGACGGTCTTGGAGCCCCTTCCACGCTCTTCGATGATTTTGACCGTTTTGAAGCCCATACGCCGGTAAGGAATTCCCGGCCGAAATATAAGAGAAAAGAAAAACATCGTGGAGCCTGGGCGGCAGTGATCTTCTTTTGCCTGCTCCTGCTGGCAGGTATGGCCATTGCTGTGGTACCCCAGCTGACCGGCGTCCGTTACAAATTCCTGCCGAACCTGGCTTTTGTGAATGGTAACCTGATTATCCAGGACGGCGGACGGGAGGACTTCTTTGATGAATGCCGGAAAGAGGTTTACTCCGGCAAGATCTATCCCGGAATCTATATCGATGACGAACATGTAGGCGGCCTGACCAAAGAGGAAGCCATACGCAAAATCTCCAGCCTTCACAATGACGCTGCCGGTGCTTTTGACATCACCGTATCGGTAGGCAATGAGAGCTGGCATGTAAACAGTGAACGTGTTCCGGTTTCCCGGAACACGGAAGAGGTTGTGGAAAAAGCCTGGGCAACCGGCCGCGGCAATACTTCCGGTCTGAAGGACGGGGCAGTAACTCCCTTCCAGGAACACGTTAATCAGGTTTCCGGTCTCCGGACATACCCTGCGACCTTTGCCACGAAGCAGGATTATGACCATGAGGCACTGCGGAACCTGACAGATGGTATTGTGAACTATGTGAACCGGGAACCTGTCAACAGCATGGTTTACTCCTTTGACTTCAACAGTAAAACCTTTACGTTTACGGATGACCAGCCCGGCGCTAAGATTGATCCGGACCAGCTCTACGCACAGCTGACGGAAGTGCTGGATTCCGGTACTACGAAGCAGGAACTGCGGGTCGTGCCGGAAAAGGTGATTGCGGATCTGACCAAGGCTGAACTGATGAACTCCTTCGGCCTGATTTCCGCCTATACCACCAATACCACGAAGGATAAAAACCGTAACGCCAACATCGAACTGAGCGCCCAGGCAATCAGCGGCATCACCGTTCAGCCGGGAGAAACCTTTTCTTTCAACGGCGCCACAGGCGAGCGGACGGCAGCCAAGGGATATAAGGAAGCCCCTGCCATTTCCGGCGGCCAGAGCAAGGACGAGGTCGGCGGCGGCGTCTGCCAGACCAGCTCCACCCTGTTCAACGCTGTTGTGCGGGCAGACCTGGAAATCGTTGAGCGCAATGCTCACGCCTGGCCCTCCAGCTATATTGAGAAAGGCTTTGACGCTACGGTCAACTGGCCGGGCCTGGACTTTAAATTCAAAAACAACACGGATCAGCCGATCTTTATCGTAGCCGGATACAGCAACCGCCAGGTAACAGTGAACATTTACGGCATGAGTCTCGGACCGGGTGTGAAGATCGACCTGGAAAGCGAACTGGTTCGGACGATTCCCCAGCCGGAAGGCATCAACTATGTGCTCAATACCAGTCTGGCTCCCGGTGAAACCAAGAAAACCGTCACCGGCCGGAAGGGCTATGAGGTAAACACCTGGAAAGTCTGGTACCAGGGCAACCGGGAAATCAAACGGGAAGTCCTGTTCAAGACCACCTACAAGGCCTACCAGGAAACCATGGAATATAACCCGCAGTAA
- a CDS encoding AlbA family DNA-binding domain-containing protein, whose amino-acid sequence MILIANKSWESLEAQDVKRFLTELEDIDENFFFEFKDDRESPDKLIKEISALSNTYGGYVFLGVGDDRTIRGCTNWTEERIHNVIYNGITPTPIFDVKSFCIDDNNTIIIIKIEEGNMPPYITNKGTIFTRISSGSMPIKESSTLLQLYNKREDMLKRLSRKIELEPICDRQFIPPNLCAYLDVGFSLTCSEETQFQKNFYLWDFSKTCELLEKFHTPYSISQLGDAYLISFSGIRGEENGISQLIPGGIHNFMEIMYDGSVKFRAIMLSKDDCSCVGKVNLFSSTSLAIVYQMIYETIMSEPLDQIFLYAHKYESLHVIRQFIPYYETDGFLTDKNEIEKYQNYNRKHKARYGNNLMIVSNRIPKTDFFVYDKRWFQMNGIPFNKSTIIQKMFSTNFLNLGYMDSILSEE is encoded by the coding sequence ATGATACTCATTGCGAACAAATCATGGGAGAGTTTAGAAGCACAGGATGTTAAAAGATTTCTTACTGAATTAGAAGATATAGATGAGAACTTCTTTTTTGAATTTAAGGATGATAGAGAGTCTCCTGACAAGCTTATAAAGGAAATATCTGCATTATCAAACACATATGGTGGTTACGTTTTTTTAGGTGTAGGAGATGATCGAACAATTAGAGGATGTACGAATTGGACAGAAGAAAGAATTCACAATGTAATATATAATGGTATTACACCGACTCCAATTTTTGATGTTAAAAGCTTTTGTATTGATGATAACAACACGATAATAATAATAAAAATTGAAGAAGGTAATATGCCGCCATATATAACAAATAAAGGAACTATTTTTACTCGCATTTCGTCTGGTTCTATGCCCATTAAAGAATCAAGTACTCTTCTTCAATTATACAATAAAAGAGAAGACATGCTAAAGCGACTTAGCAGAAAAATAGAGCTAGAACCTATTTGTGATCGACAGTTTATTCCCCCCAATTTATGTGCTTATCTTGATGTTGGTTTTTCATTAACATGTTCTGAAGAAACACAGTTTCAAAAGAACTTTTATTTATGGGATTTTTCAAAAACTTGTGAACTGTTAGAGAAATTTCATACTCCATATAGTATTTCACAATTAGGAGATGCTTATCTTATTTCTTTTAGTGGAATTCGTGGAGAAGAAAACGGAATCAGCCAATTAATACCTGGTGGAATACATAATTTTATGGAAATTATGTATGATGGGAGCGTAAAATTCCGAGCCATTATGCTATCAAAAGATGATTGTTCATGTGTAGGAAAAGTAAATCTTTTTTCTTCTACTTCATTAGCAATAGTATATCAGATGATCTATGAAACAATTATGTCTGAGCCGCTTGATCAAATTTTCTTATATGCTCATAAATATGAGAGTCTACACGTAATAAGACAATTTATTCCATACTACGAAACAGATGGTTTTCTTACAGATAAAAATGAGATTGAAAAGTATCAGAATTATAATAGGAAGCATAAAGCGCGGTATGGTAATAATTTGATGATTGTTAGTAACCGAATCCCTAAAACTGATTTCTTCGTTTATGATAAAAGATGGTTCCAAATGAATGGTATTCCATTTAATAAGAGTACAATAATTCAGAAAATGTTTTCCACTAACTTTCTCAATTTGGGATATATGGATTCTATTTTGTCTGAGGAATAA
- a CDS encoding DUF1846 domain-containing protein, with protein MKLGFDHDKYTRMQSERIMQRIDEFGGKLYLELGGKLFDDFHASRVLPGFQPDSKVQMLLKMKDKEEILIAVNANDIETSKIRGDLGITYDLDTLRLIDAFRSIGLYVGSVVLTRWAGQPAAVAFEQRLNAQGIKTYRHYPIEGYPTNIEHIVSDDGFGRNDYVETTRPLVLVTAPGPGSGKMATCLSQLYQENRRGIKAGYAKFETFPIWNLPLKHPVNVAYEAATADLSDVNMIDPFHLEAYGQTTVNYNRDIEIFPVLNALFEHVWGKSPYKSPTDMGVNMVGYCITDDDACREAAEKEIIRRYYTARCSFLQGHAAKEEAEKILLLMKQLNLNEAELRPVMAAARAKAETTGHPALAIELPNGEIVTGKTTDLLGPSAAVILNALKKLARIPKKAHLISPEVIEPVQDLKCKYLGNHNPRLHSDEVLVALSVSAATNYNAARALSKLPKLKNCEAHSTVILPAVDDNTFRRLGVTLTCDPGYQSHKLYHK; from the coding sequence ATGAAGCTCGGTTTTGACCATGACAAATATACCAGGATGCAGTCTGAGCGCATTATGCAGCGCATCGACGAATTCGGCGGCAAGCTCTACCTGGAGCTGGGCGGCAAGCTGTTTGACGACTTCCACGCCAGCCGCGTTCTTCCCGGCTTCCAGCCGGACAGCAAGGTCCAGATGCTGCTGAAGATGAAGGACAAGGAAGAAATCCTGATCGCGGTCAACGCCAACGACATCGAAACCAGCAAAATCCGCGGGGACCTGGGCATCACCTACGACCTGGACACCCTGCGGCTGATCGACGCCTTCCGGAGCATCGGCCTGTACGTGGGCTCCGTGGTGCTCACCCGCTGGGCCGGCCAGCCCGCCGCCGTCGCCTTTGAGCAGCGGCTGAACGCCCAGGGCATCAAAACCTACCGTCACTACCCCATTGAAGGATATCCCACCAATATTGAACACATCGTCAGCGATGACGGTTTCGGCCGGAACGATTATGTGGAAACCACCCGCCCCCTGGTGCTGGTAACCGCTCCCGGACCCGGCAGCGGCAAGATGGCCACCTGCCTCAGCCAGCTGTACCAGGAAAACCGCCGCGGCATTAAGGCCGGCTACGCCAAGTTTGAAACCTTCCCCATCTGGAACCTGCCGCTGAAGCATCCGGTCAACGTGGCTTACGAAGCTGCCACCGCGGACCTGAGCGACGTGAACATGATCGACCCCTTCCATCTGGAAGCCTACGGCCAGACGACCGTCAACTATAACCGGGACATCGAAATCTTCCCGGTGCTGAATGCGCTGTTCGAGCATGTGTGGGGCAAGTCCCCCTACAAGAGCCCGACTGACATGGGCGTGAACATGGTAGGCTACTGCATCACCGATGACGATGCCTGCCGTGAGGCTGCCGAGAAGGAAATCATCCGCCGGTACTACACCGCCCGCTGCTCCTTCCTGCAGGGCCATGCCGCCAAAGAGGAAGCCGAAAAGATCCTGCTGCTCATGAAGCAGCTGAACCTGAACGAAGCGGAACTCCGTCCCGTGATGGCCGCCGCCCGTGCCAAGGCGGAAACCACCGGTCATCCCGCCCTGGCCATTGAACTGCCCAACGGCGAGATCGTCACCGGCAAGACCACGGATCTGCTTGGACCGTCCGCCGCGGTCATCCTGAATGCGCTGAAGAAGCTGGCCCGGATCCCGAAGAAGGCCCACCTGATCTCTCCGGAAGTTATCGAGCCCGTACAGGATCTGAAGTGCAAGTACCTGGGCAACCACAACCCGCGTCTGCATTCTGACGAAGTGCTTGTTGCCCTGTCCGTTTCCGCGGCTACCAACTACAACGCCGCCCGGGCCCTGAGCAAACTGCCGAAGCTGAAGAACTGCGAAGCCCACTCCACGGTCATTCTCCCCGCGGTGGACGACAACACCTTCCGCCGTCTGGGCGTCACCCTGACCTGTGATCCCGGCTACCAGAGCCATAAGCTGTATCACAAATGA
- a CDS encoding ribonuclease J has translation MGTKSQEKEASRLRIVSLGGVDEIGKNMYVFEYEDDIIVVDCGSVFPKEDMLGVDLVIPDITYLMGKRDHIRGYLFTHGHEDHIGATPYILKQAPSHIYGTKLTMALVDLKLKEYRVEGIPMHVVQPRDTVQLGQFSCQFIHVSHSIAGACAIAITCPAGTVICSGDFKVDYTPIDGQITDLQTFAKYGEQGVLAFLCESTNVERSGYTMSELKVGETFENLFAQAGGRVIVAMFASNIHRMQMIIDNAIRYGRRVCFIGRSMVNVSRVAMSIGELRIPEGWLIDMDVLDDYPDNEVLVMTTGSQGEPMAGLTRMAYAEHRKLQIRQSDMVIISSTPIPGNEKFISRVINQLYRLGAQVIYSRMAEVHVSGHACQEEIKLLHALVRPKYFIPVHGEYRMMWQHAILAEAMGVPSQNIVIPELGQVIEMNQDVLALGEQVPVGGVLVDGLGVGDVGNVVLRDRKHLSQDGLLIVVLAIDRDEQKLVSGPDIVSRGFIYVKENEDIIDSTQELVRQILAKSSLEGDNWPELKNNIKDEVHRFIFDKIKRNPMILPIILDV, from the coding sequence GTGGGCACGAAGAGTCAGGAAAAGGAAGCTTCACGGCTGCGGATTGTCTCTCTTGGTGGTGTGGACGAAATAGGCAAAAACATGTATGTTTTTGAATACGAAGATGACATCATCGTCGTGGACTGCGGCAGCGTGTTCCCGAAGGAAGACATGCTGGGAGTGGACCTGGTGATTCCGGACATCACCTATCTGATGGGGAAACGGGATCATATCCGCGGTTATCTCTTTACCCATGGCCATGAAGACCATATCGGCGCAACTCCCTATATTTTAAAACAAGCGCCTTCGCATATATACGGCACCAAGCTGACGATGGCGCTGGTGGATCTGAAACTGAAGGAATACCGGGTGGAAGGCATCCCGATGCACGTGGTACAGCCCCGGGATACCGTCCAGCTGGGACAGTTCAGCTGCCAGTTCATTCACGTCAGCCACTCCATTGCCGGCGCCTGCGCCATTGCAATCACCTGCCCGGCGGGCACGGTCATCTGCAGCGGCGACTTTAAGGTGGACTATACGCCCATTGACGGACAGATCACAGACCTGCAGACCTTCGCCAAATACGGTGAGCAGGGCGTGCTGGCCTTCCTGTGTGAATCCACCAACGTGGAACGCTCCGGCTACACCATGAGCGAACTGAAGGTCGGCGAGACCTTTGAAAACCTGTTTGCACAGGCGGGCGGCCGTGTAATCGTGGCTATGTTCGCCAGCAACATTCACCGTATGCAGATGATTATCGACAACGCGATCCGTTACGGGCGCCGCGTCTGCTTCATCGGCCGCAGTATGGTGAACGTCAGCCGCGTGGCAATGAGCATCGGGGAACTGCGGATTCCCGAGGGCTGGCTGATTGACATGGACGTGCTGGATGACTATCCGGACAACGAAGTGCTGGTGATGACCACCGGCAGCCAGGGCGAGCCGATGGCGGGCCTGACCCGCATGGCCTACGCCGAGCACCGGAAACTGCAGATCCGCCAGAGCGACATGGTGATCATCTCCTCCACGCCGATTCCCGGCAACGAGAAGTTTATCTCCCGCGTGATCAACCAGCTATACCGGCTGGGCGCGCAGGTCATTTACAGCCGCATGGCTGAGGTACACGTTTCCGGCCACGCCTGCCAGGAGGAAATCAAGCTCCTGCATGCGCTGGTCCGGCCGAAGTACTTCATCCCGGTCCACGGCGAATACCGCATGATGTGGCAGCACGCCATCCTGGCGGAAGCCATGGGCGTTCCCAGCCAGAATATCGTCATTCCGGAGCTGGGCCAGGTGATTGAGATGAACCAGGATGTCCTGGCCCTGGGCGAACAGGTGCCCGTGGGCGGCGTGCTGGTGGACGGCCTGGGCGTCGGCGACGTCGGAAACGTGGTGCTCCGCGACCGGAAGCACCTGTCCCAGGACGGCCTGCTGATCGTTGTGCTGGCTATCGACCGGGACGAGCAGAAACTTGTATCCGGTCCGGATATCGTTTCCCGCGGTTTCATCTATGTGAAGGAAAACGAAGACATCATCGACAGCACCCAGGAGCTGGTCCGTCAGATCCTGGCCAAGAGCAGCCTGGAAGGCGACAACTGGCCGGAACTGAAGAACAACATCAAGGACGAAGTGCACCGCTTCATCTTCGACAAGATCAAGCGGAACCCGATGATCCTGCCGATCATCCTGGACGTGTAA
- a CDS encoding QueT transporter family protein codes for MRKLSTKELTISSMIAALYVVLTWVANLAGLASGAIQVRLSEALTIMPVFTAAAVPGLTIGCVLANILFGLGPVDILLGSVATLLGAIGTRLLKDKPLLAWIPPVISNMLIVPIVLLIYHFPDVSVTIPFTQTTINASGYLPLMITVGIGEIISCGVLGLLLWRSLKNIPAIKEMK; via the coding sequence ATGAGAAAACTGTCAACTAAGGAACTAACCATTAGCAGCATGATTGCCGCGCTGTATGTGGTACTGACCTGGGTCGCAAACCTGGCCGGCTTGGCCAGCGGCGCCATTCAGGTTCGTCTGTCTGAAGCGCTGACGATTATGCCGGTCTTTACGGCTGCTGCTGTACCCGGCCTGACAATCGGCTGCGTGTTGGCAAATATCCTTTTTGGCCTGGGTCCGGTGGATATTCTCCTGGGCAGCGTGGCCACGTTGCTGGGAGCGATCGGAACCCGCCTGCTGAAGGATAAGCCCCTGCTGGCCTGGATTCCGCCGGTGATCAGCAATATGCTGATTGTACCTATCGTATTGTTGATTTATCATTTCCCGGATGTTTCGGTCACCATTCCGTTTACCCAGACAACGATCAATGCCTCCGGTTATCTTCCCCTTATGATCACTGTGGGAATTGGTGAGATTATAAGCTGCGGTGTGCTGGGCCTGCTCCTGTGGAGATCCCTGAAGAACATTCCGGCGATCAAAGAAATGAAATAA
- a CDS encoding YlbF family regulator, with product MDYSSTYRLAQDIRDSEEYKTYHELKEQVMAEETTAALVKEYRKLQMTIQMSAMSGKAADEEDMQRFSGISSLLFSKPEVSRFLLSEMQLQQALADIFKIVTEAADLDIAVPGVEG from the coding sequence ATGGATTATTCATCGACGTACCGCCTGGCGCAGGACATCCGCGACAGTGAAGAATATAAAACCTATCATGAGCTGAAGGAACAGGTCATGGCGGAAGAAACCACCGCGGCCCTGGTGAAGGAATACCGGAAGCTGCAGATGACCATCCAGATGTCCGCCATGAGCGGAAAGGCAGCGGATGAGGAGGATATGCAGCGGTTTTCCGGCATATCCAGCCTGCTGTTCTCCAAACCGGAGGTCAGCCGCTTCCTGCTGTCTGAAATGCAGCTGCAGCAGGCGCTGGCGGATATCTTCAAAATCGTGACCGAAGCGGCGGATCTGGACATCGCCGTTCCCGGAGTCGAGGGCTGA